A genome region from Triticum aestivum cultivar Chinese Spring chromosome 2B, IWGSC CS RefSeq v2.1, whole genome shotgun sequence includes the following:
- the LOC123041148 gene encoding uncharacterized protein produces MPRLLLLCLVSSHFAVTAVMARQFPVFLVDGGAMAADAPSASASDASRLHRHSLLESRFAGSPMGSSDHGLRHGPFDRHFAGGKIILGGLAVAIIAAVFCYIRITRAKKIVEPKT; encoded by the coding sequence ATGCCTCGGCTGCTCCTCTTGTGCCTGGTGTCCAGCCATTTCGCGGTGACCGCCGTCATGGCGCGGCAGTTCCCCGTCTTCCTCGTCGACGGTGGCGCCATGGCAGCAGACGCCCCGTCTGCTTCTGCTTCCGATGCCTCGCGTCTGCATAGGCACTCCCTTTTGGAGTCCAGATTCGCAGGGTCGCCGATGGGCTCGTCTGACCACGGACTACGGCACGGCCCCTTCGACAGGCACTTCGCCGGGGGCAAGATCATACTCGGCGGCCTCGCGGTGGCCATCATCGCCGCGGTCTTCTGCTACATCCGCATCACCAGGGCCAAGAAGATCGTCGAGCCAAAAACTTAG